GCCCTTCTCGGTGCCTACCAGCCGTACCGCTCCGCCGTACATCGCGCCCACCGCCGACGCATCGATGGCATATGCCGGCGCCGCGCCGCTGCCGGGCAGTGCGGTAGCCTCCAGACTGGCGTAGTCGACCCGGTTTGCACCGGCGACGGCATTCAGGTGGCCCGTCCACAGCCCGGCGTTGATTGCCATCGAGCGCGCCAGCAGGTCCACTTGCGCGTGCGGGCTCGACAGCCCCTGCCCCTCGATGGCGATGCGGCCCTGTTGCACGTCGAAGCCGGCCAGCCTGCCATCGGCGTCGTACATGCCACGCCCGGTGGAGAGCGTGAAGCGATCGGCATTGATCGTGCCGCAGCCCGCGCACGTGATGCCGGCCGGGTTGACCACCACGAGGGAAGCGCGGTTGCCGGCAATCTCCTGCATGCCTAGCAGCTGCGACGGGTTGTGCGCCGTTACCTGCTGCACGATGGTGCCGGCGTGCTGGTTGCCCAGTTGCGGATTGCCCTGCACCCAGCCCGCGATCCGCGTCTGGCTGGCATGCCCGGCATTGTTGACGACCACGCCGGACGGCCCGACGTTGTAGTCGGTAAAACGGTTGATGCTGGTGCCGCCCGGCCGGTTGGGCGGCGCGATATTGACCACGGGCGTGCCGTTGGCTGCCGTGCCGACGAACGGCCGGGCGCCCGGCACGTCGCGATCCACGTGGATCGGCAGGGTCTGGGCTTGCGCCGGTGGGCCGGCCAGCACCGCGGTCAGCGCTGCGGTCAGCACCATGATCGGCGTCGTCGGCAAAGTTGCCATGTCGACGGCGACGCTGCCATTGCCGCTGCCTCGGGTGCCGCCGTTCTTGCCTCGCCCCGCTGCAGATTCGTGCACGGCCACCAGCATGCCGCGTGCCGCGTTGAACACCAGCCGGTACAGATACCTGTTCATCTCATCCCCCG
This region of Cupriavidus sp. EM10 genomic DNA includes:
- a CDS encoding filamentous hemagglutinin N-terminal domain-containing protein, translating into MNRYLYRLVFNAARGMLVAVHESAAGRGKNGGTRGSGNGSVAVDMATLPTTPIMVLTAALTAVLAGPPAQAQTLPIHVDRDVPGARPFVGTAANGTPVVNIAPPNRPGGTSINRFTDYNVGPSGVVVNNAGHASQTRIAGWVQGNPQLGNQHAGTIVQQVTAHNPSQLLGMQEIAGNRASLVVVNPAGITCAGCGTINADRFTLSTGRGMYDADGRLAGFDVQQGRIAIEGQGLSSPHAQVDLLARSMAINAGLWTGHLNAVAGANRVDYASLEATALPGSGAAPAYAIDASAVGAMYGGAVRLVGTEKGVGFHLGGTIAASTGDIVVESNGDVRIVDGARLQAQGNAAVAGAAIHNAGTVATQGSIQAVASGSLSNTGTLAAGGDLLARAERIANHGTLGSGVDDAAQLTQPGRMNLAATDRITSGGRILAGTDASLSGGTLDLKGGSLIAQGDATLATAGTLDNTAGLIHAGNRLNVEADRVVNRDTVGGADTNPWACRARGCR